AAAAATAAACATACCAAATAATCTTCCTTTAATATAAACGGAAGAATCTTCTTTTAATTGATTATTTTGGTAGTAATCATATTACAAATGTTTCTTTTCGTTTTAGTAAAGCATAAATCCAGTGAATGAGCTTATTCGCACAAGCAATGACTGCGACTTTATGTGGCTTACCTTCTTCTCGTTTTCTATCATAGAATTCTTTTAGTCTAGGATTCCGAGTGTTTATCAAGCCACATTGTACAGCAATATATAAAACCTGTCTGAGTCTAGTAGATCCTCTTTTCGTTATACGATTAATTCTGGCTTTGAATTGGCCTGATTCATGGACACTAGGATCAATGCCAGCAAAGGCTACGAGTTTCTTAGGGTTATTAAATCGGTCAATTTCACCGATCTCGGAGATGATTGTGGCTGCAATCTTGCCTCCAATACCAGGGATTGATCGAATAATAGGATAGGCTTCAAACGCTTGAGCCATGGCATCTATTTCCGTCTCTAATTGGGATAGGTGTTTTTGGTATTGTAGAAGCATTTCAATATACATCTTTACACTAATAAGATGACTGTAGTATAGCGTTTGTTTATATGGATTATTTCTTGCGGCAGATTTCAGTTTCTCTGCCTTCTTCATGGACCAGGACTTCGAACGACGCTTACATAATTGGTGAATTTCATGTGCAATTTCACTAAGGTTCAGTTCTTCAACCTCTCCAGGTGTTGGAAAAGCGAGTAGGGTATGTAAGGAAACCTTTGAAAATAAGTCTCCAAATACGCCCTTATATTCGGGAAAGACTTGATCTAAAATAGTATGAAATTGCAACTTGGTTTGTACGTAGGTTCCCGTCAGAGAATCATGTTGTCTACAGAGATTACGAAGATTTAGCGTTTGAATATTTTTCTTTTGAAATGCTTCTAGGTCTTCTTTGTAATACAGCTCACAGAGGTGATAAGCATCTATTGCATCTGTTTTGACTTTTCGTAGACTCACTTTTTTGGCTTCATATGAGATGACAGGATTGACCAAATAATAGGTTACACCATGGTCCTCTAAAAACTGCAAGACTGGCTCGTGATAGTGTCCTGTTGATTCAAAAATAACACTCGGAGATTGTCCACTTATTTGCTCTACCTCCTGATAAAATAAATAAAAATCATGTAAGCCCATTCGATCGTGTTTAAACTTAAAGCTCTTTTTGTAAGGATTTTTCTTTTCTAAGAAGGCTTGAACTTGGCTTTCTCCTTTTGCAACATCCAGACCAATGACTGGATCCATGTCGTATCACTTCCCTTTAATAGATTTGCCGGCAGCCCCTAACCTAACTTGTAGTTTCATAGCTTCGCTTGTTATACGGGATCTATGTCCCAACCAGCCTCAAACATGTTTCTACAAGTAGGGGGTGAACAGTATTGCGGACGGGATCGAATCCCACTGGCGCTTACGTTCTGCCCCGGCTACTTAAAGAATAACCTATAAAAAATAGACCAACCAGATTATTAACTGATTGACCTTATAATACGATCTGGCGCTTTAATGGGACACGAGATAACACCTAAAGAAGTTGATTTTGAAAGCAATTCAAATATTAACTAAACATAAGGGAGGTTACAATATGATATACGGATTTAAAACTAAGGAAGTACCTTCATTGTCTCAAGTAGGTGGGAAAGCAAAGGCGTTGATTGAAACTACTAAAGCAGGTTTTGATGTACCAGAAGGTTTTGTTTTATCAGTTGATTTCTTCGATTCTTGGATAAAAGAAATTATGTCAACTAGCGAGTGGCAACAATTTTTGACTTCTCCAACTAAAGAGATGTGTGACAAACTCAAGGTGCGAGCGGGAGAACTTGAATTCACTAATGTGCAAAAAGAAGCACTTAGAAGTGAACTTAATGGTCTGTCGGAAAAAGCGGTTTTTGCAGTCAGATCTTCATCGCCAGAGGAAGACCTTGAAGATACCAGCTTTGCAGGCCAGTACGATACTATACTTGGTGCTGTCAGAAGCAACCTTGAAAGTGCAATTGTTGAGACTTTTACTTCAATGATGGATACGAGAGTCGTGGAATATAAAAAATTGAATGAACTACCTCTAGATAATCCGAGGATTGCCATTATCATACAGAAGCAGATTGCATCAGACATAAGTGGTATTGCATTTTCTTTAAATCCATCAAACAATTGCTATGATGAGGCTATGATTAATGCCAGTTTCGGGCTCGGTGAAACCATCGTATCTGGTCAGGTAACACCAGACACTTATGTGGTAGAAAAAGTTAAAAGTCAGATTTTGGACAAAAAGATTATGGAAAAATCTTTAGGTCTATGGTTAAAAGAAAATGGTGGTACTGTAGAAGAAGATAACAAGGACCCAAAAGCACAGGCTCTATCAGATAATCAGATTCTTATGGTTGCAGAACTTGTGACTAAATGTGAAGAATACTACGGTAGGCCAATGGATATAGAATGGGCAATAGAAAATGATAAACTTTATCTTTTACAGTCTAGACCAATTACAACCTATCTACCTCTGTTTCCTGAGCTTGTAACAAAACCTGGGGAAGAAAAGCTAATTTATGTTGATGTCATAGGGATGACCCAGGGATTTACTGAGTCTATGAGTGTTCTTGGAACTGAACTTTGGGGATTAAGCGTAGAGAGTATTAAAGGTGAGGTGATGATTTGTTCTGAGGATGGTACGTCACCAACCCTTCATGGCAGACAGTATTTTAACGTATCTCATACTTACAAAGCTTTTGGATCAAAAGTCGTTTCGAGTTTTTTAGAAAACTATGATGGCAACGTAAAGAGAATTTTTACTGAAGTAGATATGAATGATTACATTCCCAAGAAGGTATCGCCTAGGTTAAAAGGTGCAAAAAAGGGTTTGGTGAAAATGACTTTTAGAATATTGCCATCGATGATGAAAGCTGTATTTATTAACTATAAAAAAGTTATGGCAGACTATGAAGCTTTAGCTGCTGAACTAATGAACTTTGCTGATGATATCAGTCCGGAGAATGATTTCAAAAAAACAGCAGAAGAGCTTACTGGCAAATTCGATGTGCTTATGAATGCTGGTGGCGTGATTGTAG
The window above is part of the Chengkuizengella sediminis genome. Proteins encoded here:
- a CDS encoding IS110 family transposase → MDPVIGLDVAKGESQVQAFLEKKNPYKKSFKFKHDRMGLHDFYLFYQEVEQISGQSPSVIFESTGHYHEPVLQFLEDHGVTYYLVNPVISYEAKKVSLRKVKTDAIDAYHLCELYYKEDLEAFQKKNIQTLNLRNLCRQHDSLTGTYVQTKLQFHTILDQVFPEYKGVFGDLFSKVSLHTLLAFPTPGEVEELNLSEIAHEIHQLCKRRSKSWSMKKAEKLKSAARNNPYKQTLYYSHLISVKMYIEMLLQYQKHLSQLETEIDAMAQAFEAYPIIRSIPGIGGKIAATIISEIGEIDRFNNPKKLVAFAGIDPSVHESGQFKARINRITKRGSTRLRQVLYIAVQCGLINTRNPRLKEFYDRKREEGKPHKVAVIACANKLIHWIYALLKRKETFVI
- a CDS encoding PEP/pyruvate-binding domain-containing protein → MIYGFKTKEVPSLSQVGGKAKALIETTKAGFDVPEGFVLSVDFFDSWIKEIMSTSEWQQFLTSPTKEMCDKLKVRAGELEFTNVQKEALRSELNGLSEKAVFAVRSSSPEEDLEDTSFAGQYDTILGAVRSNLESAIVETFTSMMDTRVVEYKKLNELPLDNPRIAIIIQKQIASDISGIAFSLNPSNNCYDEAMINASFGLGETIVSGQVTPDTYVVEKVKSQILDKKIMEKSLGLWLKENGGTVEEDNKDPKAQALSDNQILMVAELVTKCEEYYGRPMDIEWAIENDKLYLLQSRPITTYLPLFPELVTKPGEEKLIYVDVIGMTQGFTESMSVLGTELWGLSVESIKGEVMICSEDGTSPTLHGRQYFNVSHTYKAFGSKVVSSFLENYDGNVKRIFTEVDMNDYIPKKVSPRLKGAKKGLVKMTFRILPSMMKAVFINYKKVMADYEALAAELMNFADDISPENDFKKTAEELTGKFDVLMNAGGVIVGILSLRNVKKMFKGHDIETEVAALGMELKGNPTSAMGRLLFKLASYDEFQNTKDKNNFLTKIENRAYSTEFLSDFDEFISKYGVRGFMEIDVASERAYENLGSVYDRLKEININDSQITMAKQKRKVAYDKMYAVAKEKGLEKKFEEGARKFQNTFGYREHPKYIMVYGFARLHDVCLSLGEKFVGQGRLEDKYQIFDLHLDEISKGQKNQSLDLKSLRKANLEPYKKVSHIKEWPLVIDSRGKIFKPKLEIKDGDIVGDPIAPGKIIGRAKVLHSPYEKPLNTGEILVTTSTEPSWTPIFINAAGVIMEIGGPLQHGGIIAREYGIPCVSGLMGIMDIVKDGDLLEVDGSNGIVKILEA